In Gimesia benthica, a single window of DNA contains:
- a CDS encoding DUF1573 domain-containing protein, which produces MATPPPLAIGSIIILFTTLRSFFMLHNLFLECVKTNARLSMFFIILLFSIVGCTPATNDIVHLKNCDYHCSEFNEYLLKSSLGLDPTNPSDNGVLEDIHKKNSPYANLVEPVSIDYCLDSSHLTPEKPILLKHASGHTYFLLSAVNTEHGVMYQLVHGISDVILLSKNQLKDEPFTACLKINSPVSNGIPIRIGTGMLKLDKVFNYFAKLVGTGKAQCRYSIKNTGETAILIGRPEASCSCTVPEMNKEVLLESGESHEILISVSHTTSRLLHETIDIKCTEPKSKKSKEFKLFVFGHRVIGAELYPSQLDFGTVGLGETSARIVTLSENNEDQFEIKAIDVGDLPITFKTEASCADSAINSLKRYKIHFDLKAVGNKPGNHLGEISIVTTSARTGTLVLPIMYEVAKPVQAVPSTVAFAQVGVGDTSTEKIQIITHNQQPVSITVDEKPIEIDINIHKRKLSPITLELRFKAIKSGINKGMVKIRVKGTTLNEVLKIPYVIYVN; this is translated from the coding sequence ATGGCCACCCCCCCACCCTTGGCGATAGGGAGCATCATTATTTTATTTACCACGCTACGTAGTTTTTTTATGCTGCATAATTTGTTTTTGGAATGTGTCAAAACCAATGCCAGACTGTCCATGTTTTTTATAATTCTGCTTTTTTCTATCGTTGGTTGCACCCCTGCTACAAATGACATCGTTCACCTCAAGAACTGTGACTATCATTGTAGTGAATTTAATGAATACCTTCTTAAATCAAGCCTTGGGCTGGACCCTACCAATCCAAGTGACAATGGCGTTTTAGAGGATATACACAAAAAAAACAGTCCATATGCGAACTTGGTAGAACCTGTGTCAATTGATTATTGCTTGGATAGCTCACACCTAACCCCTGAAAAACCAATTCTTCTTAAGCACGCAAGCGGGCATACGTACTTCCTCCTTAGTGCAGTAAATACTGAACATGGTGTGATGTATCAGCTTGTGCATGGTATATCTGATGTAATACTACTAAGTAAAAACCAATTAAAAGACGAGCCATTTACAGCCTGTTTGAAAATAAACTCTCCAGTCAGCAACGGGATTCCTATTCGTATTGGCACCGGCATGCTGAAACTAGACAAAGTTTTTAACTACTTTGCTAAATTAGTCGGTACAGGAAAAGCACAATGTCGCTATTCGATAAAAAACACAGGGGAAACTGCCATTCTTATTGGGCGTCCTGAAGCATCGTGTAGCTGTACAGTTCCAGAAATGAACAAGGAAGTCCTTCTAGAGTCTGGTGAGTCCCATGAAATCCTTATTTCAGTTTCACACACTACTTCTAGATTGCTCCACGAAACTATTGATATAAAGTGCACTGAACCAAAGAGTAAGAAATCTAAAGAATTTAAATTATTTGTATTTGGCCACAGAGTAATTGGTGCTGAACTTTATCCCAGCCAGCTTGATTTTGGAACTGTTGGTCTTGGTGAGACTTCTGCACGAATAGTCACTCTTTCGGAAAATAATGAAGATCAATTTGAAATAAAGGCAATTGACGTAGGCGATTTACCAATCACTTTCAAAACAGAGGCCTCATGTGCTGATAGTGCGATCAATAGCCTGAAACGCTACAAGATCCATTTTGATCTCAAAGCAGTTGGCAATAAGCCTGGAAACCATCTAGGTGAAATTTCAATTGTTACGACCAGTGCACGCACTGGAACACTGGTTCTCCCTATTATGTATGAAGTAGCTAAGCCTGTTCAGGCCGTTCCTTCTACAGTCGCCTTTGCACAAGTTGGTGTTGGAGATACTTCGACAGAGAAAATACAAATTATCACACATAACCAACAGCCAGTCTCAATTACCGTTGATGAGAAACCAATTGAAATTGATATAAATATTCACAAACGGAAGCTCTCCCCAATAACTCTAGAGCTTCGCTTCAAAGCGATCAAATCAGGAATCAATAAAGGGATGGTCAAGATTCGAGTCAAAGGAACAACTTTAAATGAAGTTTTGAAAATCCCTTACGTGATTTATGTCAATTGA